Proteins from a single region of Raphanus sativus cultivar WK10039 unplaced genomic scaffold, ASM80110v3 Scaffold2333, whole genome shotgun sequence:
- the LOC108852336 gene encoding NAC domain-containing protein 43 — MMSESMSISVNGQSQVPPGFRFHPTEEELLQYYLRKKVNSIKIDLDVIRDVDLNKLEPWDIQEMCKIGTTPQNDWYFFSHKDKKYPTGTRTNRATTVGFWKATGRDKIIYSNGRRIGMRKTLVFYKGRAPHGQKSDWIMHEYRLEDNVISPDDLTVHEVVIIIEEASQDEGWVVCRIFKKKNLHKTLNSPIGEASLSGGGGMARTSSSSQFLNDDSLEQFLELMGRSCKEELNLDPFMKLPNLESPNSQTFNNNCHVSSPDTNHVVQVSNVVDTSFVTSWSALDRLVASQLNGPISYSIAAADESQADQDHLALPSLRSPYPNLNRPGSYHDDLSQEHPADMELWNTTASSLSSSSDPFCHVSNGSG, encoded by the exons ATGATGTCGGAATCTATGAGCATATCAGTAAACGGACAATCTCAAGTACCTCCTGGGTTTAGGTTTCACCCGACCGAGGAAGAGCTGCTGCAGTATTATCTCCGGAAGAAAGTAAATAGCATCAAGATCGACCTCGACGTTATTCGCGACGTTGATCTTAACAAGCTCGAGCCTTGGGATATTCAAG AGATGTGTAAAATAGGAACAACGCCTCAAAACGACTGGTATTTCTTTAGCCACAAGGACAAAAAATATCCGACAGGGACGAGAACTAACCGAGCTACGACGGTCGGATTTTGGAAAGCAACGGGCCGCGACAAGATCATATATAGTAATGGCCGTAGGATTGGGATGAGAAAGACTCTTGTTTTCTACAAAGGTCGAGCTCCTCATGGCCAAAAATCTGACTGGATCATGCATGAGTACAGACTCGAAGACAACGTTATTTCCCCTGATGATCTCACCGTTCATGAG gTGGTGATTATTATTGAGGAGGCATCACAAGACGAAGGATGGGTGGTGTGTCGTATtttcaagaagaagaatctTCACAAAACCCTAAACAGTCCCATCGGAGAAGCTTCCCTGAGTGGCGGCGGAGGCATGGCGAGGACGTCGTCTTCATCTCAGTTCTTAAACGATGATAGTCTCGAGCAATTCCTAGAACTTATGGGGCGATCTTGTAAAGAAGAGCTAAATCTAGACCCTTTCATGAAACTCCCAAACCTCGAGAGCCCTAACAGTCAAACATTCAACAACAACTGCCATGTCAGCTCTCCCGACACAAATCATGTTGTCCAGGTCAGCAACGTGGTCGACACTAGCTTCGTTACTAGCTGGTCTGCTTTAGACCGCCTTGTAGCCTCACAGCTTAACGGACCCATATCGTACTCAATCGCAGCCGCCGATGAGAGCCAGGCAGATCAAGATCACCTCGCCTTACCTTCCCTCCGATCTCCATACCCTAACCTAAACCGGCCCGGTTCGTATCACGATGATTTATCGCAGGAACATCCAGCGGATATGGAGCTATGGAACACGACAGCGTCATCTCTATCATCATCTTCTGACCCATTTTGCCACGTGTCGAACGGTAGTGGATAA